The Desulfitobacterium chlororespirans DSM 11544 region GGCGATTAAGAAGAAGTAATTTTGTCAGAAGCCAGGGATGGGCATTATTAAACATAAGTTGCGTTGAATCCTAAACACATAACAAGAGAAAAAGCCCATAAAAAAAGTCCGTGTGAAAACCAAATTTCACACGGACTTTTTTACTATTCTTTAGTCTGTAATGGTCAAGAGAGCCACTGGGGAGGGGTTACCGGTTGCTCCGGTTTCGGGGCTTTGTAAGCATGCCCAGAAACTATAATTACCTGGTGAGAGCGGTTCACCTTCTATGCTTAATGGAATGTGAATCTGATTCGATCCTCCAGGCTGGGCATCAGGGGAGAATGGCTGAACAAAATCATGGTCGGGGAATTTTACATAAACGATAAGGTGGAGCCCTTCGCTTCCTTCGGGGTAGGCGACAGGGATGGTCACCGAGCTCTGGGCTGCATCATAAGCCACAGCTCCCAGAGTCGGGACAGGGATACTGGGATCCCCTGCTGGCGGAGAAGTCGTCTCATTGGGAGGTGGCGTTTCGTTATACTCTTTTTCGGGCATTTTGTAAGGCTGTTCATCGCTTGGCCAAGGAGTCTCGGAATCACGACCGGTGATGTTCAGGAATACTTTTTTCTCTTTATTAACGGTACCTGTGCCTGCGAGATATTCTGGATGATCTTTATCGATTTCTTTTTCTACCCAAACATCACTGACACGGGTGGGAAAATCACCTTGAGCGGCAATTTCTCTGCGGATAAAATCCTTGGGAGTCAGACTGCTGGGTATTAATCCGGATTTAGTATCGAAGTCACCGCCGACAATACCGGAAGGTTGCTTGAATTCTGTCTGTACGGTCAAGCCTTCATGAGCTGCGGTCATAACATTCTTCCAGATTTGGGCAGGGTACTGGCCGCCGTAAACTTTGTGGAGATAGTGAGTTAGGGTTTCATCATCTTTATCATAGCCCATCCAGACCACACCTACATATTCGGGCGTATAGCCTGCGAACCAGGCATCCGGATTACCGGTGCGGTAACCGTAAATATCCGGATCCAGAGAGGTAGTGCCTGTCTTACCGGCAACAGCCCAATTGCCAATCTGAGCCCGAGTTCCTGTTCCGCCGGTGACGACGCTGCGCAGCATGCTGTTCATAAGATAAGCGGTGGTTTCCTTCATGGTTCTTTCCTTGGTGATTTGTGGAACGAAAACCTCTTTGCCGTTAGAGTCCTGAACTTTTTCTATCGCATGAGGGGCTACTCGAACTCCGTTATTGGCAAACACGCCATAGGCGGAAGCCATATCTAAGGTGGACATCTGATTGGTTCCTAGAGCTAAGCTCAGTACTTTATCGCCTTCTTCTAGGGGAAGACCGAGACTGTTTTTGGCAAAGTTCCAACTGTATTCAATACCTACCAGGTTCATGAGTTTGACCGCATAGACGTTGACAGAGTTCTGCACAGCAAAACGCATGGTGATGAGACCGCGCCAACCCGCATATTCGGTGTCGTAGTTGACGGGAGCCCATACTTGACCATTGCCGGCATTATACTTCACAGGCATATCATCCAGGACTGTGCCTGGGAAAAAGCCGCCTTTTTCAAGAGCTGGGGCATAAACAACCAGAGGCTTAACGGTTGAACCGGGTTGACGGCTAGCTCGAGTGGCTCGATTGAATCCCCGGGCTGTGTTGTGATCCCGGCCGCCTACTAAAGCTCGAATGGCACCTGTCTTGGGATCGAGAACGGTCATAGCACCTTGAACAAGGGTTTCATCCACACTTTGCGGGAAGTTTGCCGCATTGGCAAATTCCTTTTCAGCTGCTGCCTGAATCTTTGTATCCACCGTGGTGTAGATTCTTAAGCCGCCGTTGAAGATTTGGTCTTCTGTAAGGCCGTGCTCATTGATGAGCTCTTCGATCACATGATCGACAAAATAAGGATAGCTATAATTGGTACCGGCGAATATCGGTTTTTCTGATTCGGCCCGGTTGGCCTTGACATTTTCCACATGCTCGAAAGGTGTATCTTTATATTGCTCATATTCATCAGCCGTAATGAAGCCGGCATCTCTCATAATACCGAGGACAATGGTCCGGCGTTTTTTGGCCGCTTCGGGATGATAATAGGGGTTATAACCGCTGGGAGCTTGCGGCAATCCGGCAAGAAGAGCGATTTCATCAGGCTCTAGATCCTTAAGCTCTTTGCCAAAATAAGTTTTGGCGGCAGCCTGAATACCGAAAGAGGATTCACCGAAAGGGATACGATTAAGATAGAAGGTGAGGATTTCATCTTTGGTGTACTCCCGTTCCAGTTGGATAGCGAGGGCTGCTTGCTGGATTTTACGAGCCAGCTTTTTTTCCCGAGGGTTCTCAATGAAGGCATTGTTGGCCAGCTGCATGGTGATGGTGCTGGCACCTTCTCTCCAGGACTGACTTTTTAAGTCAGCAATAAAGGAACCCACGATCCGGATGGGATCCACACCAAAATGATCGTTAAATCGTTTGTCTTCCACAGCTATAAAGGTGTCCTTTACAAGTTGAGGAATCCCTGATGAATCCACCATCTGGCGATTCTCCGCGGCATGGAGCTCAGCAATTTGATTCCCGTCCATATCATAAACAAAGGATGTTTGTTTTTGGTTGGTCAAGGTATCGGGATGCCAATCCGGAGTTCCAGCGACAGCGTACAGGACATAAATCAATAAGGCTATACAAGCCAATGTGAATACGGAGCCAAAACTCACTAAAAAGACCCGTAACTTCGAAACACGTTTCTTCTTTCGAGGCCTTTTCGGTGGAGTTCTTTTTGGGGGAGATGCCATATCTTGTCCCTCCTGAATTAAATAATTTGGTTACTCTTTAGTGTTACTTAGGTGACGAACATGATGAAAGTACACCATTTAAAGTGTACTTTGTCACAGCAGAATTATAACATATTTTCGCTATTAACAAAATCTCTATATTATGGGGCAAATGCAGAGGCCATTTCAAGGCTTTAAATTATGGACAAAAGTGGAACGAAATGATCTGCGACACAGCCTTTATAAGTTGATATGAAGGTCATAAAACAGTATAATAATAAGAATTAGGGGGGAATAAAAATCATGAATATTCTCGATGATTTAAAAGCCAGAGGTTTAGTCTATCAAACAACAGACGAAGAAGCATTGTATAAGCGTCTTGAATCACCGATGACCTTATATTGTGGTTTTGATCCGACTGCGGACAGTTTACATATTGGACACCTGCTGCCCGTCTTAATGCTCAGACGTTTTCAACTTGCGGGACATTGCCCCATTGCACTGGTGGGCGGGGGTACCGGCTTAATTGGCGATCCCAGCGGCAAAACCAGCGAACGGACGCTCAATCCTACGGAAGTGGTTCAGGAATGGGCCAATCGTATTAAAGAGCAACTGAGTTGCTTCCTTGATTTTGAGGGAGTTGGGAATCCGGCGATTATGGCCAATAATTATGAATGGCTGGGAACTATTAATGTAATTGAGTTTCTGAGGGATATTGGGAAGAACTTTTCTTTGGGAAGCATGCTGGCTAAAGAATCTGTAGAGTCAAGAATGAGTCGGGGGATCTCTTTTACGGAATTTAGCTATCAGATTCTGCAGTCCTATGATTTTCTTAAGCTCAATGAACTTTATGGCTGTGAGATGCAAATTGGTGGAAGCGATCAGTGGGGGAATATCACCTCCGGGACGGATCTGATTCGCCGCATGTCTGTGGGAGAAGATCGTCAGGTTCACGGCTTGACGGTGCCCTTGGTCACCAAAAGCGATGGAACCAAGTTCGGCAAGACAGAAGGCGGAGCGGTCTGGTTGGATCCGGACAAGACCTCACCCTATAAGTTCTATCAATTCTGGATTAATACCGACGATCGGGATGTGGTGAAGTACCTTAACTTCTTTACCTTCCTTTCCATTGAAGAAATTCAGGGGTTAGCTCAGGAAGTAGAGAGTCAACCAGAAAAACGGAATGCCCAGAGGATGCTGGCCAAGGAAGTCACCGAGCTGGTTCATGGGGTTGAAGCCCGTGAGCGGGCAGAGAAGATTTCCCAGGCTTTGTTTACCGGCGGGATAGCCAATCTGACTGCTAAAGAAGTGGAAGAAGGCTTCAGTGACGTACCTTCAGCAGATGTGGAGGATCAGGAAATGCTGCTCGTGGATGCCCTGATCAAGGTAGGTGCAGTATCCTCCAGGAGACAAGCCCGGGAGTCTATGGAGAGCGGTGCGGTATATGTAAATGGCATTCGGCAGACTGATACAACACTTACGGTAGCGCAGCTGGACAAGATCGAAAATCGGTTTATCGTCATTCGGCGGGGGAAAAAGAATTACTACTTAATGAAGCTGGTTTAGGTCAAAGATATTTAGATAATTAACGGCAGCATAGATTTATAATGCTGCTGTTTTCAACTTTAGGTGGTATTGAGCATAGATTAAGGATATCTATCTTGAATAAAAGATA contains the following coding sequences:
- a CDS encoding transglycosylase domain-containing protein codes for the protein MASPPKRTPPKRPRKKKRVSKLRVFLVSFGSVFTLACIALLIYVLYAVAGTPDWHPDTLTNQKQTSFVYDMDGNQIAELHAAENRQMVDSSGIPQLVKDTFIAVEDKRFNDHFGVDPIRIVGSFIADLKSQSWREGASTITMQLANNAFIENPREKKLARKIQQAALAIQLEREYTKDEILTFYLNRIPFGESSFGIQAAAKTYFGKELKDLEPDEIALLAGLPQAPSGYNPYYHPEAAKKRRTIVLGIMRDAGFITADEYEQYKDTPFEHVENVKANRAESEKPIFAGTNYSYPYFVDHVIEELINEHGLTEDQIFNGGLRIYTTVDTKIQAAAEKEFANAANFPQSVDETLVQGAMTVLDPKTGAIRALVGGRDHNTARGFNRATRASRQPGSTVKPLVVYAPALEKGGFFPGTVLDDMPVKYNAGNGQVWAPVNYDTEYAGWRGLITMRFAVQNSVNVYAVKLMNLVGIEYSWNFAKNSLGLPLEEGDKVLSLALGTNQMSTLDMASAYGVFANNGVRVAPHAIEKVQDSNGKEVFVPQITKERTMKETTAYLMNSMLRSVVTGGTGTRAQIGNWAVAGKTGTTSLDPDIYGYRTGNPDAWFAGYTPEYVGVVWMGYDKDDETLTHYLHKVYGGQYPAQIWKNVMTAAHEGLTVQTEFKQPSGIVGGDFDTKSGLIPSSLTPKDFIRREIAAQGDFPTRVSDVWVEKEIDKDHPEYLAGTGTVNKEKKVFLNITGRDSETPWPSDEQPYKMPEKEYNETPPPNETTSPPAGDPSIPVPTLGAVAYDAAQSSVTIPVAYPEGSEGLHLIVYVKFPDHDFVQPFSPDAQPGGSNQIHIPLSIEGEPLSPGNYSFWACLQSPETGATGNPSPVALLTITD
- the tyrS gene encoding tyrosine--tRNA ligase, yielding MNILDDLKARGLVYQTTDEEALYKRLESPMTLYCGFDPTADSLHIGHLLPVLMLRRFQLAGHCPIALVGGGTGLIGDPSGKTSERTLNPTEVVQEWANRIKEQLSCFLDFEGVGNPAIMANNYEWLGTINVIEFLRDIGKNFSLGSMLAKESVESRMSRGISFTEFSYQILQSYDFLKLNELYGCEMQIGGSDQWGNITSGTDLIRRMSVGEDRQVHGLTVPLVTKSDGTKFGKTEGGAVWLDPDKTSPYKFYQFWINTDDRDVVKYLNFFTFLSIEEIQGLAQEVESQPEKRNAQRMLAKEVTELVHGVEARERAEKISQALFTGGIANLTAKEVEEGFSDVPSADVEDQEMLLVDALIKVGAVSSRRQARESMESGAVYVNGIRQTDTTLTVAQLDKIENRFIVIRRGKKNYYLMKLV